The Apium graveolens cultivar Ventura chromosome 6, ASM990537v1, whole genome shotgun sequence genome contains a region encoding:
- the LOC141668666 gene encoding protein EXECUTER 1, chloroplastic-like — translation MMMMKFMAATGNYMDDETVKNFAAKHRSSQHISRDIGTEFVVDSLEEKIVAHFVFTIGDIVDKVTRNLGKKVLRVPGTLERKECFSFCLKLEKDQHVSDDHNLEVYRTTDYSSLDFVDCAVRGIPQGGYGRGRSHEIYFTSRRAQNQQPLLSRLTTFNRIDVPSSSDPLNGLCIGSNGYLASEVIQLRRLFGPWPEIDGTKEVSEPELCEYVEAVNLTGDFDVPAGQVVFRAKVGEKHKLHPGILLEERFGAVARYKGKGRLPGFNNFKLVDVDVIILGEECRRDGFAIAVLFSAPKHYFLKFFQQLSLQSFHESH, via the exons ATGATGATGATGAAATTCATGGCAGCAACTGGAAATTATATGGACGATGAGACGGTGAAGAACTTTGCAGCAAAACATCGGTCAAGTCAACACATATCTCGTGACATTGGAACTGAGTTTGTGGTGGATTCCCTCGAAGAGAAAATTGTGGCACACTTTGTCTTTACTATTGGTGACATTGTAGATAAGGTTACGAGGAATCTTGGTAAAAAAGTACTTCGGGTACCAGGAACACTGGAGAGAAAAGAATGCTTCTCCTTTTGTCTGAAATTGGAAAAGGACCAACATGTTTCTGACGACCATAACCTTGAAGTTTATCGTACTACAGACTATAGTTCCCTTGATTTTGTTGACTGCGCTGTCAGAGGGATACCCCAAG GGGGTTATGGAAGAGGAAGATCACATGAAATTTATTTCACTTCTCGTCGGGCACAAAATCAGCAACCGCTTCTATCTCGACTAACAACATTTAACCGGATTGATGTTCCATCTTCATCTGATCCTCTAAATG GATTATGTATTGGCTCAAATGGTTACCTCGCTTCAGAAGTCATTCAACTGAGGAGATTGTTTGGTCCTTGGCCCGAGATTGATGGCACAAAAGAAGTTTCAGAGCCTGAGTTGTGCGAATACGTTGAAGCTGTGAACTTGACCGGTGATTTTGATGTGCCAGCTGGTCAG GTAGTGTTTAGGGCGAAGGTTGGGGAAAAACATAAGCTTCATCCTGGAATCCTTCTTGAAGAAAGATTTGGAGCT GTTGCTCGCTACAAAGGAAAAGGGAGGCTTCCTGGATTTAATAACTTTAAATTGGTCGATGTGGATGTTATTATTCTTGGGGAAGAG TGTCGCAGAGATGGATTTGCAATTGCAGTTCTTTTTTCAGCCCCCAAACATTATTTCTTGAAGTTCTTTCAGCAGCTGAGTCTGCAGAGCTTCCATGAATCTCACTAA
- the LOC141668664 gene encoding uncharacterized protein LOC141668664, producing the protein MGFVGFLDLVLKCFQLLAWPSFALGYPLCASIQAIETNSNFHMRKLVAYWILFSLISLFEYTFSKLLDWVPVWPYVKILAICWLVMPGFNGASIAYNNIVRPCLSMQPPQILVDMVNQKQYVPLTRESFLEEAEKYVKENGTEGLERLFASKQIISEPPVAQKDIKAVDHLDKSTAAAEIEVTTTVDADIKVNNAALPENLTENAFLVPPAFKNVQKEWTCAVCQVTTQSEATLKSHLQGIKHRTKCEELKLVKQTAAKKGVSTGTPNKERNCAISQVTTQSKTTWTSLHQEFIEGKQTEIKNNSSSTTIKSEQPNHVPKKVSSDSGINKVSCVNQNPKKSSSGSGPSYKFGCDLWRVKLQSEATQKSHLQGTKDKSKSEQLKANETTEKDKITSSAKCSDKNSSGLNQNPSTIARVNIEAKVGKGFHSCSICKVTCTSKSDMAFHLRGNRHLSVIEDSGYERGVQYWCNICDVKCLSELDMASHLNGKTHASNLNESD; encoded by the exons ATGGGCTTTGTGGGCTTTCTTGATCTTGTGTTGAAATGCTTCCAGCTACTTGCCTG GCCCTCATTTGCTCTAGGGTACCCTCT ATGTGCTTCGATCCAGGCAATTGAGACAAATTCCAATTTCCACATGAGGAAGTTGGTTGCATATTGgattttgttttctttgatttctCTTTTTGAGTATACATTTAGTAAACTCCTTGACTG GGTTCCCGTGTGGCCTTACGTAAAGATATTAGCCATCTGCTGGTTAGTGATGCCCGGCTTCAATGGAGCTAGTATTGCCTACAACAATATTGTACGTCCATGCTTATCTATGCAACCACCTCAAATCCTTGTTGACATGGTAAACCAGAAGCAGTATGTTCCTCTTACAAGAGAATCCTTTCTAGAAGAGGCAGAAAAATATGTCAAAGAAAATGGAACTGAGGGTTTGGAGAGACTTTTTGCTAGCAAG CAAATAATCAGTGAGCCTCCAGTTGCGCAAAAGGATATAAAAGCAGTAGATCATTTGGACAAAAGTACGGCAGCTGCAGAGATCGAG GTGACAACAACAGTCGATGCAGATATCAAAGTTAACAATGCTGCATTGCCAGAAAATCTAACAGAGAATGCATTTTTAGTACCTCCTGCTTTTAAGAATGTCCAGAAAGAGTGGACTTGTGCTGTATGTCAAGTAACAACGCAGAGTGAGGCAACTTTAAAATCACATCTTCAAGGGATAAAACACAGGACGAAATGCGAGGAGTTAAAATTAGTAAAGCAGACAGCGGCAAAGAAAGGAGTCTCTACTGGTACCCCGAACAAAGAGAGGAATTGTGCAATCAGTCAGGTAACAACTCAGAGCAAGACAACATGGACTTCACTTCACCAGGAATTCATTGAAGGAAAGCAAACGGAGATAAAAAATAATTCCTCAAGTACCACAATTAAGTCGGAACAACCTAATCACGTTCCGAAGAAAGTGTCATCTGACAGTGGAATAAACAAGGTTAGTTGTGTTAATCAAAATCCAAAGAAATCATCATCTGGAAGTGGACCAAGCTACAAGTTTGGTTGTGATCTATGGCGGGTGAAGTTACAGAGTGAGGCAACACAGAAATCACATCTTCAAGGGACAAAagacaagtcaaaatctgaacAACTAAAAGCAAATGAGACGACAGAGAAAGACAAGATTACCTCGTCCGCAAAGTGTTCAGATAAAAACTCTAGTGGACTAAACCAAAATCCAAGTACAATAGCACGGGTAAATATAGAAGCTAAGGTCGGCAAAGGATTTCACTCGTGCTCTATATGTAAGGTAACATGCACCAGTAAATCTGATATGGCATTTCATCTCCGCGGGAATAGACACTTGTCCGTAATTGAAGATTCAGGCTACGAAAGAGGGGTTCAGTATTGGTGCAATATATGCGATGTGAAATGCTTAAGTGAGCTAGATATGGCCTCTCATCTCAACGGGAAAACGCACGCCTCCAATCTAAATGAATCGGATTAA
- the LOC141668665 gene encoding uncharacterized protein LOC141668665: MGFVGFLDLVLKCFQLLAWPSFALGYPLCASIRAIETNSDFHMRKLVAYWIVFSLISLFEFTFSKLLEWVPVWPYVNILAICWLVMPGFNGASIAYNNIVRPCLSMQPPQILVDMLNKKQYVPLTRESFLEEAEKYVKENGTEGLERLFASKQIISEPPVAQKDIKAVDHLDKSTAAAEIEVTTTVDADIKVNNAALPENPTENAFLVPPAFKNVQKEWTCAVCQVTTQSEATLKSHLQGIKHRTKCEELKLVKQTAAKKGVSTGTPNKERNCAISQVTTQSKTTWTSLHQEFIEGKQTEIKNNSSSTTIKSEQPNHVPKKVSSDSGINKVSCVNQNPKKSSSGSGPSYKFGCDLWRVKLQSEATQKSHLQGTKDKSKSEQLKANETTEKDKITSSAKCSDKNSSGLNQNPSTIARVNIEAKVGKGFHSCSICKVTCTSKSDMAFHLRGNRHLSVIEDSGYERGVQYWCNICDVKCLSELDMASHLNGKTHASNLNESD, from the exons ATGGGCTTTGTGGGCTTTCTTGATCTTGTGTTGAAATGCTTCCAGCTACTTGCCTG GCCCTCATTTGCTCTAGGGTACCCTCT ATGTGCTTCGATTCGGGCAATTGAGACTAATTCTGATTTCCACATGAGGAAGTTGGTTGCATATTGGATTGTGTTTTCTTTGATTTCTCTTTTTGAGTTTACATTTAGTAAACTCCTTGAATG GGTTCCCGTGTGGCCTTACGTAAATATATTAGCCATCTGCTGGTTAGTGATGCCCGGCTTCAATGGAGCTAGTATTGCCTACAACAATATTGTACGTCCATGCTTATCTATGCAACCACCTCAAATCCTTGTTGACATGTTAAACAAGAAGCAGTATGTTCCTCTTACAAGAGAATCCTTTCTAGAAGAGGCAGAAAAATATGTCAAAGAAAATGGAACTGAGGGTTTGGAGAGACTTTTTGCTAGCAAG CAAATAATCAGTGAGCCTCCAGTTGCGCAAAAGGATATAAAAGCAGTAGATCATTTGGACAAAAGTACGGCAGCTGCAGAGATCGAG GTGACAACAACAGTCGATGCAGATATCAAAGTTAACAATGCTGCATTGCCAGAAAATCCAACAGAGAATGCATTTTTAGTACCTCCTGCTTTTAAGAATGTCCAGAAAGAGTGGACTTGTGCTGTATGTCAAGTAACAACGCAGAGTGAGGCAACTTTAAAATCACATCTTCAAGGGATAAAACACAGGACGAAATGCGAGGAGTTAAAATTAGTAAAGCAGACAGCGGCAAAGAAAGGAGTCTCTACTGGTACCCCGAACAAAGAGAGGAATTGTGCAATCAGTCAGGTAACAACTCAGAGCAAGACAACATGGACTTCACTTCACCAGGAATTCATTGAAGGAAAGCAAACGGAGATAAAAAATAATTCCTCAAGTACCACAATTAAGTCGGAACAACCTAATCACGTTCCGAAGAAAGTGTCATCTGACAGTGGAATAAACAAGGTTAGTTGTGTTAATCAAAATCCAAAGAAATCATCATCTGGAAGTGGACCAAGCTACAAGTTTGGTTGTGATCTATGGCGGGTGAAGTTACAGAGTGAGGCAACACAGAAATCACATCTTCAAGGGACAAAagacaagtcaaaatctgaacAACTAAAAGCAAATGAGACGACAGAGAAAGACAAGATTACCTCGTCCGCAAAGTGTTCAGATAAAAACTCTAGTGGACTAAACCAAAATCCAAGTACAATAGCACGGGTAAATATAGAAGCTAAGGTCGGCAAAGGATTTCACTCGTGCTCTATATGTAAGGTAACATGCACCAGTAAATCTGATATGGCATTTCATCTCCGCGGGAATAGACACTTGTCCGTAATTGAAGATTCAGGCTACGAAAGAGGGGTTCAGTATTGGTGCAATATATGCGATGTGAAATGCTTAAGTGAGCTAGATATGGCCTCTCATCTCAACGGGAAAACGCACGCCTCCAATCTAAATGAATCGGATTAA